A genomic region of Bacteroidota bacterium contains the following coding sequences:
- a CDS encoding FRG domain-containing protein, whose translation MLPIYKDKVLHSETGYLECKIEILQDFIDILKDNNNFHGFQFRGQEFKSYNLEPTILRSYKGERVSVEKYQRYVERHYRSFISSLRGRFNEHFNAERDKYEIWALGQHYGLNTPLLDWTASPWVALYFAFREERFVKIGRTDTKKEIHKKIDSISEDRAVYFLNTKKIIDSYYFQIRYYFLECHKNNSISYPIQAIGEYDKRFLESIQSSSIESAQKIIDVYEEYGENVVGISDYTKRCCEYSIRKVNNYFPKIVSPNKGFNTRLVSQRGLFTYSPTPDSLEKELMTIWMNMEHNENILLIKLLIPDILREEILETLYEMNINDLSLFPDIQGACTYANWKLYRKD comes from the coding sequence ATGCTACCTATTTATAAGGATAAAGTATTGCATTCTGAAACTGGTTATTTAGAATGCAAAATTGAAATATTACAGGATTTCATTGATATATTAAAAGATAACAACAATTTTCATGGTTTCCAGTTTAGAGGTCAGGAATTTAAATCCTATAATCTTGAACCGACTATATTACGGTCATATAAAGGGGAACGTGTTAGTGTTGAAAAATATCAGAGATATGTAGAAAGGCACTACAGAAGTTTCATTTCATCGTTAAGAGGTAGGTTTAATGAACATTTTAATGCAGAAAGAGACAAATATGAAATATGGGCACTTGGGCAACATTATGGTCTAAACACACCTTTACTTGACTGGACAGCTTCTCCATGGGTTGCACTTTATTTTGCATTTCGAGAAGAACGGTTTGTAAAGATTGGGAGAACTGATACAAAAAAGGAAATACATAAAAAGATTGATAGTATCTCAGAAGATAGAGCCGTATATTTCTTAAATACTAAAAAAATTATCGACAGTTATTATTTTCAAATTAGGTACTATTTTTTAGAATGTCATAAAAACAATAGTATATCTTATCCAATCCAAGCAATTGGAGAGTATGATAAGAGGTTTTTAGAATCGATACAATCAAGTTCAATTGAAAGTGCCCAGAAAATTATTGATGTTTATGAGGAATATGGAGAGAATGTTGTTGGCATTTCGGATTACACAAAAAGATGTTGTGAATATTCCATAAGAAAAGTTAACAATTATTTTCCAAAAATAGTAAGTCCAAATAAAGGATTCAATACACGATTAGTAAGCCAACGTGGGTTATTCACATATAGTCCTACACCAGATTCACTCGAAAAGGAATTGATGACGATATGGATGAATATGGAACACAATGAAAATATCCTGTTAATAAAGCTATTGATTCCTGACATATTGCGGGAGGAAATTCTGGAAACATTATATGAAATGAATATTAATGACCTTTCTCTTTTTCCAGATATTCAAGGCGCATGTACCTATGCCAATTGGAAATTGTATAGAAAAGATTAA
- a CDS encoding DNA methyltransferase, producing the protein MTELPDNSMHLIITSPPYWQLKDYGTGNQIGFHDSYENYINNLNLVWKECYRTLHNGCRLCVNIGDQFARAVYYGRYKVIPIREEIIKFCENIGFDYMGAIIWQKVTTSNTTGGGVQMGSYPYPRNGILKLDYEFILVFKKLGDAPKPTKEQKELSQMTSEEWNTYFAGHWNFAGARQNNHIAMFPEELPRRLIKMFSFVGETVLDPFAGSGTTALAAKNFDRNSVGFEINPGFIPIIKEKLEVHQKDLNGTTYEFLKQKVLITDFEKEIQKLPYIFKDPHTLDKKIDVKKLQFGSRIDIDSSTKREELFTVKEVISPEKIRLSNDLTIKLLGVKEDPVINEKAILFLIDKTKGNRVFLKYDNVKYDSENNLLCYLYLENKTFINAHLIKNGLVRVDNDLDYKYKEKFQTLLQNANA; encoded by the coding sequence ATGACTGAATTGCCTGACAATTCCATGCATCTAATTATTACTTCGCCACCCTATTGGCAACTCAAGGACTACGGAACAGGCAATCAAATTGGCTTCCACGACAGTTACGAAAACTACATTAACAACCTGAATTTGGTGTGGAAGGAGTGCTACAGAACTCTTCACAACGGGTGCAGGTTGTGTGTGAACATTGGCGACCAATTCGCCAGAGCAGTTTATTACGGACGTTACAAAGTCATCCCGATTCGTGAAGAAATAATCAAATTCTGTGAAAACATCGGTTTTGACTATATGGGTGCAATTATTTGGCAAAAGGTAACTACTTCGAACACGACAGGTGGTGGCGTTCAAATGGGTTCATATCCATATCCGAGAAACGGAATTTTGAAACTTGATTACGAGTTTATTTTGGTATTCAAAAAATTGGGAGATGCACCCAAACCGACAAAGGAACAAAAAGAACTTTCTCAAATGACCTCAGAAGAATGGAACACATATTTTGCAGGACATTGGAACTTTGCCGGTGCAAGACAAAACAACCACATCGCAATGTTCCCGGAAGAACTGCCAAGACGACTTATTAAAATGTTCTCGTTTGTTGGAGAAACCGTACTTGACCCATTTGCAGGTAGCGGAACAACTGCTTTAGCAGCTAAAAACTTTGACAGGAATTCGGTTGGCTTTGAAATCAACCCTGGATTTATTCCAATCATCAAAGAAAAATTGGAAGTTCATCAAAAGGATTTGAACGGAACGACCTACGAATTTTTAAAACAAAAAGTTTTAATAACGGACTTTGAAAAAGAAATACAAAAACTTCCTTACATTTTCAAAGACCCTCATACTCTTGACAAGAAAATAGATGTAAAAAAATTGCAGTTCGGCTCTAGAATTGACATAGACAGTTCAACAAAAAGAGAAGAACTGTTTACTGTAAAAGAAGTTATCAGCCCTGAAAAAATCAGGTTGAGTAACGACCTTACGATAAAACTTCTTGGCGTTAAAGAAGACCCTGTAATTAACGAAAAGGCGATATTGTTCCTCATTGATAAGACAAAAGGCAACCGAGTATTTCTGAAATACGACAATGTGAAATATGACAGTGAAAACAACTTGCTTTGCTATCTCTACTTGGAGAACAAAACATTTATTAATGCTCATTTAATCAAAAATGGTTTAGTACGAGTTGACAACGATTTGGATTATAAATACAAAGAAAAATTTCAAACATTATTACAAAACGCTAATGCCTGA
- a CDS encoding MjaI family restriction endonuclease — translation MPEYKKYAKDFGSKEFLLNYTNRRWGLTKTTKVGEVMSLIRQCQPKSFVQWETWYFENAVTNTKQPIKVSKEILTELGERLYSKLKETVIPQITEAIRTLTLEDCIDYIYELTIYRTYDGYLTEKSVVFDNLAKVFKNVVFEESDPHLDHSGDIDFIGKINDKAFGLQIKPVTANANLGNYNISARMQNSFKDFQEKYGGQVFIVYSIDEKIMNMDIFDKIATEIERLSEL, via the coding sequence ATGCCTGAATATAAAAAGTACGCTAAAGATTTCGGTTCAAAAGAATTTTTACTGAACTACACAAACAGAAGATGGGGATTGACTAAAACAACCAAAGTTGGAGAGGTAATGTCCTTAATCCGACAATGCCAGCCAAAATCTTTTGTGCAATGGGAAACCTGGTATTTTGAAAATGCCGTAACAAATACAAAACAACCAATAAAAGTAAGCAAAGAAATTCTCACAGAACTTGGTGAACGGCTTTATTCTAAATTGAAAGAAACTGTCATTCCCCAAATAACAGAAGCCATCCGAACGTTGACGTTAGAGGATTGTATAGACTACATTTACGAACTGACGATTTACAGAACATATGATGGCTATCTAACAGAAAAATCTGTAGTTTTTGACAACCTTGCAAAAGTTTTCAAAAATGTTGTCTTTGAAGAATCAGATCCGCATTTAGACCATTCGGGTGACATTGATTTTATAGGTAAGATTAACGATAAGGCGTTTGGTTTACAAATTAAGCCCGTGACAGCCAATGCAAATCTTGGAAATTATAACATTTCAGCAAGAATGCAAAACAGCTTTAAAGATTTTCAGGAAAAGTATGGCGGACAAGTTTTCATCGTTTATAGCATTGACGAGAAAATAATGAACATGGATATTTTTGATAAAATAGCAACTGAAATAGAACGGCTTTCAGAACTCTGA
- a CDS encoding ribbon-helix-helix domain-containing protein, translated as MKNTLTYTSTLPKEIIQMIDYYARKLKIPKNKIIENALATYFEKLKKAEYVQSFRNANNKVEMTDMAEEGLEDYLKLIEE; from the coding sequence ATGAAAAATACTCTGACTTATACTAGCACTCTTCCAAAAGAAATAATCCAAATGATAGATTATTATGCCCGGAAACTCAAAATCCCCAAGAATAAAATCATTGAAAACGCCCTGGCTACATACTTTGAAAAACTGAAAAAAGCCGAATATGTGCAATCCTTCAGGAATGCTAATAATAAAGTGGAAATGACAGATATGGCTGAAGAAGGGCTGGAAGATTATCTTAAACTGATTGAAGAATGA
- a CDS encoding type II toxin-antitoxin system PemK/MazF family toxin, with protein sequence MRQKDIYLVNLNPSMGSEQRGLRPGVIISGNAMNDNFNICIVCPISSKIKNYKGCLVLKKNAANGLDQDSEIITFQVRAISKDRLIQKIGEITSDELAVIKKGLMEIMTY encoded by the coding sequence ATGAGGCAGAAGGATATTTATCTGGTCAATCTCAACCCATCAATGGGGAGTGAGCAACGCGGGTTAAGGCCGGGAGTGATCATAAGCGGGAACGCCATGAATGATAATTTCAACATCTGCATCGTATGCCCCATAAGCTCAAAGATAAAGAATTATAAAGGCTGTCTAGTCCTAAAGAAAAATGCGGCAAATGGACTTGACCAGGATTCAGAGATCATCACTTTCCAGGTGAGAGCTATATCCAAAGACAGGCTTATTCAGAAAATCGGTGAAATTACCAGTGACGAGCTGGCGGTGATAAAAAAAGGTCTGATGGAGATTATGACGTATTAA
- a CDS encoding UvrD-helicase domain-containing protein — protein MEDILSHLNEAQRIAVECTEGPTIVIAGPGSGKTRVLTYKVAYLISIGIDPFTILALTFTNKAAREMKERILKLVDNRDAPNVWMGTFHSIFARILRIEGHRLGYPSNYSIYDTDDSKSLIKSIINEQELDSKIYAPGYVLYRISGAKTNLLTAEAYNQNVELMAQDKMSGKPKIGLLYSLYQDRLVKASAMDFDDLLMNFYRLLNEQPEMLYKYQRKFQYILVDEYQDTNRAQYMILKKLAANNENICVVGDDAQSIYAFRGANIQNILNFKHDYPDLKIFKLEQNYRSTQIIVNAANSIIINNKDQITKKIWTHNDTGNKISLLKATTDSEEGRLVAYAIFENKMNHQLKNSAFAILYRTNAQSRSFEESLRKLNIPYRIYGGLSFYKRKEIKDLLAYFRLVINNRDEEALMRIINYPARGIGKTSIDKLIVAADEQKKSVWELIEGMPDSSFDINSGTQNKMAQFATMIKSYSVQLDKKDAYTLAKEIASASGIMKELYEDRTTEGLNRFENIEELLNAIKDFTVKITATGEEAEAGAGTLGHFMQDVALLTDADTSDKNDPDHVSLMTVHAAKGLEFAYVFVVGLEENLFPSIQSINSRADLEEERRLFYVAVTRAQEKVTISYAENRYRWGTLTISEPSRFIDEIDIEYIEVPKRTSLYGNGFPGTGTPVTPDEPGFAALKRMNLKKISNIGQDTTKPGFETSELDDLQPGMEVEHERFGSGKVIAVEGAGPNKKATIFFREVGQKQLLLRFAKLKIL, from the coding sequence GTGGAGGACATTCTTTCACATCTGAATGAAGCGCAGCGCATAGCCGTTGAATGCACGGAAGGGCCGACTATAGTCATTGCCGGCCCGGGTTCCGGCAAAACCAGGGTGCTGACTTATAAGGTGGCCTATCTCATCAGCATCGGCATCGATCCGTTTACCATCCTCGCACTTACATTCACTAACAAGGCAGCCAGGGAGATGAAGGAACGCATCCTTAAGCTGGTCGACAACAGGGATGCTCCCAATGTGTGGATGGGAACCTTCCACTCCATATTCGCACGCATACTCCGTATTGAAGGTCACAGGCTGGGCTACCCGTCAAATTATTCCATTTACGACACCGATGACTCAAAGAGTCTCATAAAAAGTATCATTAACGAACAAGAACTCGACAGCAAGATCTATGCGCCGGGATATGTCCTCTACCGCATCTCCGGTGCCAAAACAAACCTCCTCACTGCGGAAGCCTATAACCAGAATGTGGAGCTGATGGCACAGGATAAGATGTCGGGCAAACCTAAGATAGGCCTGCTTTACAGCTTATACCAGGACCGCCTGGTCAAAGCCTCGGCAATGGATTTCGATGACCTGCTGATGAACTTCTACCGCCTGTTGAATGAGCAGCCTGAAATGTTATATAAGTACCAGCGAAAATTCCAGTATATTCTTGTAGATGAATACCAGGACACTAACCGCGCCCAGTATATGATCCTGAAAAAGCTGGCTGCCAACAATGAGAATATCTGTGTTGTGGGCGACGATGCACAGAGCATCTATGCCTTCCGTGGCGCCAACATACAGAATATCCTTAACTTCAAACATGACTACCCTGACCTGAAGATCTTCAAGCTGGAGCAGAACTACAGGTCGACGCAAATCATCGTCAATGCTGCCAATAGCATCATCATCAATAACAAAGACCAGATCACCAAAAAGATATGGACGCACAATGACACAGGTAACAAGATAAGCCTTCTTAAAGCCACCACCGACAGCGAAGAGGGAAGGCTGGTCGCCTATGCAATCTTTGAAAATAAGATGAACCACCAGCTGAAGAACAGCGCCTTTGCCATCTTATACCGGACCAATGCGCAGTCGCGCTCCTTCGAGGAGTCACTGCGCAAACTGAATATCCCCTACCGCATCTATGGCGGCCTGTCATTTTACAAACGTAAGGAGATCAAAGACCTGCTGGCATACTTCCGCCTGGTGATCAACAACCGCGACGAAGAAGCCCTCATGCGCATCATTAACTATCCTGCACGAGGCATCGGCAAAACCAGCATCGACAAACTCATCGTCGCTGCCGACGAGCAGAAAAAAAGCGTCTGGGAACTGATAGAAGGTATGCCCGACAGCTCATTCGATATAAACTCCGGCACACAAAACAAGATGGCACAGTTTGCCACCATGATCAAAAGCTATTCGGTACAGCTCGATAAAAAGGATGCCTATACGCTCGCCAAAGAGATTGCCTCCGCATCGGGCATCATGAAAGAACTGTATGAAGACCGGACGACAGAAGGGCTCAACAGGTTTGAAAACATCGAGGAACTGTTGAATGCCATCAAAGACTTTACTGTAAAAATAACGGCTACGGGCGAGGAAGCAGAGGCTGGCGCCGGGACGTTAGGTCATTTCATGCAAGATGTAGCTCTGCTCACCGATGCAGACACCTCTGATAAAAACGATCCTGACCATGTGTCGCTGATGACCGTTCATGCCGCAAAAGGACTGGAATTCGCGTATGTGTTTGTCGTCGGCCTCGAAGAAAATCTTTTCCCTTCCATTCAATCCATCAATTCAAGAGCGGACCTGGAAGAAGAGCGGCGCCTGTTTTATGTGGCTGTGACACGGGCACAGGAGAAAGTGACCATCTCTTACGCTGAAAACCGCTACCGCTGGGGAACGCTCACCATATCGGAGCCCAGCCGTTTCATCGACGAAATAGATATTGAATACATCGAGGTCCCAAAAAGAACTTCACTTTATGGCAATGGATTTCCCGGCACCGGCACTCCGGTTACTCCCGATGAGCCCGGCTTCGCGGCACTGAAACGGATGAACCTGAAGAAGATTTCCAACATTGGTCAGGATACGACAAAGCCTGGTTTTGAAACCTCCGAATTGGATGATTTGCAGCCGGGCATGGAGGTTGAGCATGAGCGTTTTGGCTCAGGAAAGGTCATTGCCGTTGAAGGTGCCGGCCCGAATAAAAAAGCCACTATATTCTTCAGGGAGGTGGGGCAGAAACAACTGCTGCTGCGGTTTGCAAAGCTGAAAATTTTATAA
- a CDS encoding T9SS type A sorting domain-containing protein translates to MKKLILLLAVVFLSHTTLFSQGCLPEGITFSTQADIDNFQINFPGCTEIEGVVKISGSDITNLEGLSVLTSIGGNLLIRGNDSLSSLSGLEGLNFIGGSLIIGGQYPESNPSLTSLTGLDNVTSIGGWLKIIGINGLANLMGLNNVTSIGGSVLFDSNFTLTSLTGLNNVTSIEGSLSIIYNFALTSLTGLEGLTSIGESVLFDSNDHLTILTGLNNVTSIGGSLSIIYNNTLTSLSGLDNIDAGSITNISIQGNSSLSTCEVQSICGYLSSPGGIVDIHNNATGCNNPPEVANACGISLSCLPYGNYYFYTQTEIDSFQTNYSGCTELNGTVVISGNDITNLTGLGIITSIGGNFEIAYNDYLSSLAGLENMTFIGGYFQINGNTALTSLTGLENLTSIGGNLSIDNNNALTSLTGLNNVTSIGGSLYIWKNNALTSLTGLEGLTSFGGYVQIETNITLTSLTGLNNVTSIGGDLGIENNDTLTSLTGLENLTSIGGYLQIYGNKALASMTGLEGLTTIGGYLRIYSNDALASLTGLEDLTAIGGFLQIYGNDALTSLMGLNNVNSIVGDFSIERNNALVNLTGLESLTSIGESFSIDWNNALTSLTGLEGLTSIGGDFVIFYSNALISLTGLESLTSIGGYFRIFGNEALASISGLESLSSIEGYLQIENNDALASLTGLEDLSSVAGNLQIDANDALISLMGLVNIDAGTILGLHIYYNDTLSTCEVQSICNYLAAPGGTIEIHDNATGCNSQDEVEAACGVLVNDLNQNDLFSIYPNPSSTQITIETSESPTKSHLSIINLSGQEVINQQVTECKTALDLSNLPSGVYFVRLMGERSVEVGKIIIGCGN, encoded by the coding sequence ATGAAAAAATTAATTCTTTTACTCGCAGTTGTGTTCTTAAGCCACACAACTCTTTTTTCCCAGGGCTGCCTGCCCGAAGGCATCACATTTTCCACACAGGCCGACATTGATAATTTTCAAATTAATTTTCCTGGCTGCACAGAGATTGAGGGAGTTGTTAAAATAAGTGGAAGTGATATTACTAATCTCGAAGGATTAAGCGTATTGACTTCCATTGGTGGTAACCTTTTAATCAGAGGTAATGACTCCCTGAGCAGCCTGTCAGGGCTTGAGGGTTTGAACTTCATTGGGGGAAGCCTGATTATTGGAGGTCAATACCCTGAAAGTAATCCCTCCTTGACCAGCCTGACGGGACTGGACAATGTGACTTCAATTGGGGGATGGCTTAAGATTATAGGCATCAATGGCCTAGCTAATTTAATGGGATTGAATAATGTGACTTCCATCGGGGGATCCGTTCTTTTTGATTCCAACTTTACCCTAACCAGTCTGACAGGGCTAAACAATGTGACTTCCATCGAGGGAAGCCTTTCGATTATTTATAACTTCGCCCTGACCAGCCTGACGGGGCTGGAGGGTTTGACTTCCATCGGGGAATCCGTTCTTTTTGATTCCAACGACCACCTAACCATCCTCACGGGGCTAAACAACGTGACTTCCATCGGAGGAAGCCTTTCGATTATTTATAACAATACCCTGACCAGTCTGTCGGGACTGGACAACATAGATGCGGGCTCTATCACAAATATATCCATCCAGGGTAACAGCTCATTGTCGACCTGTGAGGTACAAAGTATTTGTGGTTATTTATCCAGTCCCGGCGGAATAGTAGATATTCATAATAATGCAACCGGCTGCAACAATCCACCCGAAGTAGCAAATGCCTGTGGGATTTCTTTATCTTGTCTGCCTTACGGAAACTACTATTTTTACACTCAAACTGAAATCGACAGCTTCCAGACAAACTATTCCGGTTGCACGGAATTAAATGGTACTGTGGTAATAAGTGGAAATGACATCACAAATCTCACCGGATTAGGTATAATAACCTCCATCGGGGGAAATTTTGAAATTGCATACAACGATTACCTGTCCAGCCTTGCAGGGTTGGAGAATATGACTTTCATCGGGGGATACTTTCAAATTAATGGTAACACCGCACTGACCAGCTTGACGGGGTTAGAAAATTTAACTTCCATCGGAGGAAACCTTTCGATTGACAATAACAACGCCCTGACCAGTCTGACGGGATTAAACAATGTGACTTCCATTGGCGGAAGCCTCTACATTTGGAAAAACAACGCTCTAACCAGCCTGACAGGATTGGAGGGTTTGACATCCTTCGGGGGATACGTTCAAATTGAAACCAACATTACCCTGACCAGCCTAACCGGGCTAAACAATGTGACTTCCATTGGGGGAGACCTTGGGATAGAGAACAACGACACTTTGACAAGCCTGACGGGATTGGAGAATTTGACCTCCATCGGGGGATACCTTCAAATTTATGGTAACAAAGCCCTGGCAAGCATGACAGGATTGGAGGGTTTGACCACCATCGGGGGATATCTTCGAATTTACAGTAACGACGCACTGGCTAGCCTGACGGGATTGGAGGATTTGACTGCCATCGGGGGATTCCTTCAAATTTATGGTAACGATGCCCTGACCAGCCTGATGGGATTAAACAATGTAAATTCCATCGTCGGAGACTTTTCGATTGAAAGAAACAATGCCTTAGTCAATCTGACAGGATTGGAGAGTTTAACTTCCATCGGGGAAAGCTTTTCGATTGATTGGAACAACGCCCTGACCAGCCTGACCGGGCTGGAGGGTTTAACTTCCATAGGGGGAGACTTTGTGATTTTTTATAGCAATGCCCTGATCAGCCTGACAGGATTAGAGAGCTTGACTTCCATCGGGGGATATTTTCGAATTTTTGGTAACGAAGCATTGGCCAGCATATCGGGATTGGAGAGTCTGTCTTCCATAGAGGGGTACCTTCAAATTGAAAATAACGATGCCCTTGCCAGCCTGACAGGGCTGGAGGATTTGTCTTCCGTCGCGGGAAACCTTCAAATTGATGCTAACGATGCCCTGATCAGTCTAATGGGGTTGGTCAATATTGATGCAGGGACTATCCTCGGTTTGCATATTTATTATAACGACACCTTGTCTACCTGTGAAGTACAAAGCATTTGTAATTATTTAGCTGCTCCCGGTGGAACTATTGAAATCCATGATAATGCTACGGGATGTAATAGCCAAGACGAAGTGGAAGCGGCCTGTGGAGTACTGGTAAACGATTTAAATCAAAACGATTTATTTTCGATTTACCCCAACCCATCATCCACCCAGATAACCATCGAAACATCTGAAAGTCCAACAAAAAGCCACTTATCTATAATAAACCTGAGTGGTCAGGAGGTTATAAATCAACAGGTCACAGAATGCAAGACAGCGTTAGACCTCAGCAATCTGCCAAGCGGAGTATATTTTGTCAGGCTCATGGGGGAAAGGAGTGTTGAGGTGGGTAAAATAATAATCGGATGTGGTAACTAA
- a CDS encoding DUF4290 domain-containing protein: MEYNTTRNNLVIREYGRNIQKMIEYTIAIEDREKRTQLAKYIVNLMAQMNPVSREMGDVKHKLWDHLHIIADYKLDIDAPFPPPTPQEIALRPERIPYHNPGDIMFRYYGKNIDKIIDKAIEMEDGPEKQAITRTIANHLKKSYLSWNRESVTDELIADHLNTLSRGKLKLSDEDRLSHTNDILARNKKKKFKKEGNGNHNNNLNHNYNKVRKEKKQKPFE; the protein is encoded by the coding sequence ATGGAATACAACACCACCCGCAATAACCTGGTGATCCGCGAGTATGGCCGCAACATCCAGAAGATGATCGAATACACTATTGCCATTGAAGACAGGGAAAAAAGAACCCAGCTGGCAAAGTACATCGTCAATTTAATGGCACAGATGAATCCCGTGTCGCGCGAAATGGGCGACGTGAAGCACAAGCTGTGGGACCATCTGCATATCATTGCTGATTATAAACTTGACATCGACGCCCCGTTTCCTCCTCCTACTCCGCAGGAAATTGCCCTCAGACCAGAAAGGATTCCCTATCACAATCCAGGTGACATCATGTTCAGGTATTATGGCAAGAATATCGATAAAATCATCGACAAGGCTATTGAAATGGAGGATGGCCCTGAGAAACAGGCCATCACCAGAACCATTGCCAACCATCTGAAAAAATCATACCTGAGCTGGAACAGGGAATCCGTGACAGACGAACTCATCGCTGATCACCTGAACACCCTGTCGAGAGGAAAACTTAAACTGAGCGATGAGGACAGACTGAGCCATACTAACGACATCCTTGCCCGGAATAAAAAGAAGAAGTTCAAGAAAGAAGGTAACGGCAACCACAACAACAATCTGAACCATAACTACAATAAGGTCAGAAAGGAAAAGAAACAAAAGCCCTTTGAATAA
- the murA gene encoding UDP-N-acetylglucosamine 1-carboxyvinyltransferase, whose product MGSFIINGGKRLQGEIIPQGAKNEALQVICAVLLTPDKVVIENIPDILDVNNLIDLLRQMGVKVGKTGEDAFTFQAEVIDLDYLRSRDFRKKATKLRGSIMIMGPLLARYKKVSIPVPGGDKIGRRRLDTHFTGLMNLGAKFNYNEEEHLYDVQAPGLAGTYMLLDEASVTGTANIVMAAVMAKGKTVIFNAACEPYVIQLCKMLNNMGAQISGVGSNLLTVEGVTSLGGCTHRLLPDMIEVGSFIGLAAMTQSEITIKNVGIEPLGIIPEIFRRLGVEIITIGQDILIPAKDHYEVETFMDGSIMTIADAPWPGFTPDLISIALVVAIQAKGSVLIHQKMFESRLFFVDKLIDMGARIILCDPHRATVIGLDHEYPLRGIEMTSPDIRAGVALLIAALSAKGKSTIHNIEQIDRGYQNIEARLRNLGAEIERL is encoded by the coding sequence ATGGGTTCATTCATTATCAACGGTGGTAAAAGACTCCAGGGAGAGATCATTCCCCAGGGTGCGAAAAATGAGGCTCTTCAGGTCATCTGCGCCGTCCTGCTGACCCCCGATAAAGTGGTCATCGAAAATATTCCCGACATCCTTGATGTTAACAATCTGATCGACCTGTTGCGGCAGATGGGTGTAAAAGTCGGTAAGACAGGCGAGGATGCTTTCACTTTTCAGGCTGAGGTTATAGACCTGGACTATTTACGTTCGCGCGATTTCAGGAAAAAGGCCACAAAGCTCAGGGGATCCATCATGATCATGGGACCCCTTCTGGCACGGTATAAAAAAGTCTCTATACCTGTTCCGGGCGGCGACAAGATAGGCCGGCGCAGGCTCGACACCCACTTCACCGGGCTGATGAACCTCGGCGCCAAATTCAACTACAATGAAGAGGAACATCTTTATGATGTACAGGCACCTGGACTCGCAGGAACCTATATGTTGCTCGATGAAGCCTCTGTTACCGGCACCGCCAACATTGTCATGGCCGCTGTCATGGCAAAAGGAAAGACCGTCATTTTCAATGCTGCCTGCGAGCCTTATGTCATCCAGTTATGTAAGATGCTCAATAATATGGGAGCGCAGATTTCCGGTGTCGGCTCCAACCTGCTGACTGTCGAGGGTGTCACCTCTCTCGGAGGCTGCACACACAGGCTGTTGCCCGACATGATTGAGGTAGGCAGCTTCATCGGCCTGGCAGCCATGACACAATCGGAGATCACCATCAAAAATGTCGGCATTGAACCATTGGGTATCATCCCGGAAATCTTCAGGCGGCTGGGCGTCGAAATCATTACAATAGGCCAGGATATCCTCATTCCTGCAAAAGACCATTACGAAGTAGAGACCTTCATGGATGGCTCTATCATGACCATCGCCGATGCGCCATGGCCGGGATTCACGCCTGACCTGATCAGTATTGCCCTCGTCGTGGCCATTCAAGCCAAAGGAAGCGTCCTCATCCATCAGAAAATGTTCGAAAGCCGGCTGTTCTTTGTAGATAAGCTGATTGACATGGGAGCACGCATCATCCTCTGCGATCCGCACCGTGCTACGGTCATCGGATTAGACCATGAATACCCTCTCCGCGGCATTGAAATGACATCGCCCGATATCCGCGCCGGCGTCGCCCTCCTCATCGCCGCCCTTTCAGCCAAAGGTAAAAGCACCATCCATAACATCGAACAGATCGACCGCGGCTATCAGAATATTGAAGCACGACTGCGAAACCTGGGAGCCGAAATTGAACGCTTATGA